The genomic window GCGAACACTTCAGCCGGGAACTGCGAGCGGCTGCGGAGGCCGAGGCGCGCGGGGAGCTGGCCGCCGCGTGGCGGTTCCTGGAGCGGGCCCACATCCTGAGTCAGGCCCATGCCGGGCCGCACCTCCGGGTGCACGGGGCCATGTTCGCGTTCGCCTGGCGGCGGCGGGACTGGCGCGAGTGGCGGGGGCAATGGCCCCGGCTGCTGCTCGCGGCCCCCGGCTCGTGGACCGGGAGGGCGCCCCGGGGGAACACCGGGGGGGCCAACGTGGGCATCTTCACCCCCATGTCCATTCCCGAGGACCTCCAGGAATGGCTCCGGGAGGCGGCGGCTAGCCCTTCACGGCGCCCGCGGTGAGGCCGGAGATGATCTTCCGCTGGAAGATCAGCACCAGCACCACGAGCGGCACGGTGACGATGACGGAGGCGGCCATGATGATGCCCCAGGGCGTCTCGAACGCGCTGCCGCCGCTGAACAGGGCGATGGCCACCGGCACCGTGCGGACATCATCCGACAGGGTGAAGGTGAGCGCGAAGAGGAACTCGTTCCACGCGGAGATGAACGCCAGGAGGCCCGTGGTCGCCATGGCGGGCCCCAAGAGCGGCAGGAACACCTTCGTGACGACCATCCACGGCGTGGCGCCGTCCACGATGGCCGCTTCCTCCAGATCCTTCGGCAGCTCCCGCATGAACGTGGTGAGCACCCAGATGGTGAAGGGCAGGGTGAGGATGAGGTTCGAGAGGATGAGCGACGGCAGCTTGTTGTAGATGCCCAGCCACCGCACCAGCTCGAACATGCCCGACAGCACGGCGATCTGCGGGAACATGGACACGCCCAGCACCGTGAGCAGCAGCATGCTGCGGCCCCGGAACTGGATGCGCGCCAGCGCGAACGAGGCCGTGAGCCCCAGCAGCAGCGACACCAGCACCACCGCGGTGGCGACGATGACCGAGTTGAGGATGTTCTGCCCGAAGGGCTGGGCGGTGAACACCGCCGTGTAGTTGCCCCACGCGGGCTCCTTCGGCCACGGGGAGACCTCGAACAGCTCGCTGCCCGTCTTCAGGGACGAGACGATCGCCCAGTAGAAGGGAAAGAGCGTGTAGACGGTGATGACCAGCAGCAGCAGCCCAAAGGCGATCTTCTTCAGCCAGCCCATGCCCTAGTCTCCCAGCTTCACCCGGCCCACCACCATGTAGAGCGCGGTGAACACGGCGATGATCGCGAACAGCAACGAGGCCGCGGCCGAGCCGACCCCGATCTCCTGGTACTCGAACATGCGCTGCCGCGCGTAGCCCGCCATGGGCATCGTGTCCGTGCCACCGCCGGTGAGCACGAAGAAGATGTCGAAGACGCGCAGCGCATCCAGGATGCGGAAGATGATGGCCACCATCAGCGGCCCCTTGAGCATGGGCAGCGTCACCTGGAAGAAGGCCCGGATGGGCCCCGCCCCGTCGATGCGGGCCGCCTCGTAGACATCCCCGGGCAGCATCTGCAGCGCCGCCAGGATGAGCAGCGTCATGAAGGGCGTCGTCTTCCACACGTCCACGGCCA from Stigmatella erecta includes these protein-coding regions:
- a CDS encoding carbohydrate ABC transporter permease, with amino-acid sequence MGWLKKIAFGLLLLVITVYTLFPFYWAIVSSLKTGSELFEVSPWPKEPAWGNYTAVFTAQPFGQNILNSVIVATAVVLVSLLLGLTASFALARIQFRGRSMLLLTVLGVSMFPQIAVLSGMFELVRWLGIYNKLPSLILSNLILTLPFTIWVLTTFMRELPKDLEEAAIVDGATPWMVVTKVFLPLLGPAMATTGLLAFISAWNEFLFALTFTLSDDVRTVPVAIALFSGGSAFETPWGIIMAASVIVTVPLVVLVLIFQRKIISGLTAGAVKG
- a CDS encoding DUF3703 domain-containing protein: MTPMLREHFSRELRAAAEAEARGELAAAWRFLERAHILSQAHAGPHLRVHGAMFAFAWRRRDWREWRGQWPRLLLAAPGSWTGRAPRGNTGGANVGIFTPMSIPEDLQEWLREAAASPSRRPR